In a single window of the Gossypium hirsutum isolate 1008001.06 chromosome A13, Gossypium_hirsutum_v2.1, whole genome shotgun sequence genome:
- the LOC107894090 gene encoding scarecrow-like protein 32 — MKTEVRGNGGSISLQNPSLFNIPLDPITGALKGCLGSLDGACIEKLLLHCASALENNDVTLAQQVMWVLNNVASTVGDTNQRLTAWFLRALISRASRVCPTSMNFNGGSMFQRRLMTVTELVGYVDLIPWHRFGFCASNGAIFKAVEGYGKVHILDFSITQCMQWPTLIDALAKRPEGPPSLRITVPSCRPQVPPLLNVSKEEVGHRLANFAKFRDVPFEFHVKDDDPCLSNETFSTQFESLLTQLTRSQLDLRYDEALVINCQNWLRYLSDESKGNTTTVRDAFLDVIKGLNPRIIVVVDEDCDLSASSLSSRITTCFNYLWIPFDALETFLPKDSRQRLEYESDIGHKIENIVGFEGFQRTERLESGVKLSQRMNDAGFVSLPFCEDTINEVKSLLDEHASGWGMKREEDMLVLTWKGHNSVFATAWTELED; from the coding sequence atgAAAACTGAGGTAAGAGGAAACGGTGGATCAATTTCCCTTCAAAACCCTAGTCTTTTCAACATCCCACTGGATCCCATAACCGGAGCACTCAAAGGGTGCCTTGGTAGCCTCGATGGAGCATGCATAGAGAAGCTTCTACTTCACTGCGCCAGTGCCCTCGAGAACAACGACGTGACTTTGGCTCAGCAAGTCATGTGGGTGCTCAACAACGTCGCTTCCACCGTCGGCGACACCAACCAGAGGCTCACCGCTTGGTTCTTAAGAGCCCTCATCTCTAGAGCGTCTAGGGTCTGTCCCACGAGCATGAATTTCAACGGCGGGAGCATGTTCCAGAGGAGGCTAATGACTGTTACCGAGCTAGTCGGGTACGTTGATTTAATCCCTTGGCACCGTTTTGGGTTTTGTGCATCCAACGGTGCCATTTTTAAGGCGGTTGAAGGGTACGGAAAAGTTCACATATTGGATTTTAGCATCACTCAATGTATGCAGTGGCCGACCCTAATCGACGCCTTGGCTAAGAGGCCTGAAGGCCCACCGTCGCTCCGTATCACGGTGCCCTCTTGCAGGCCACAAGTTCCCCCTTTACTCAACGTGTCGAAAGAGGAAGTGGGTCACCGTTTGGCCAATTTCGCTAAGTTTAGGGACGTGCCTTTTGAATTCCATGTCAAAGATGATGACCCTTGTTTGTCCAATGAAACGTTTTCTACTCAGTTTGAATCACTGTTGACTCAGTTGACTCGTTCCCAGCTAGACCTTAGGTATGATGAGGCTTTGGTGATAAACTGTCAAAATTGGCTACGGTATTTATCTGACGAATCAAAAGGGAATACCACCACCGTGCGAGATGCTTTCCTCGACGTGATTAAAGGCCTTAATCCTCGTATTATAGTTGTGGTCGATGAGGATTGTGATTTAAGCGCATCGAGCCTTAGTTCGAGGATCACAACATGCTTCAATTACCTTTGGATACCCTTTGATGCATTGGAGACTTTCTTGCCCAAAGATAGTCGCCAAAGGCTAGAATACGAATCCGATATCGGTCACAAGATTGAGAACATCGTGGGTTTCGAAGGGTTTCAAAGGACGGAGAGGCTAGAATCCGGTGTGAAATTGTCGCAGAGGATGAACGATGCCGGATTCGTTAGCCTCCCGTTCTGCGAAGACACCATTAACGAAGTTAAGTCCCTGCTTGATGAACATGCTAGTGGATGGGGTATGAAAAGAGAGGAAGATATGTTGGTCCTCACATGGAAAGGTCACAACTCGGTTTTCGCCACGGCATGGACCGAGTTGGAGGATTGA